The proteins below are encoded in one region of Asticcacaulis excentricus CB 48:
- a CDS encoding NAD-dependent epimerase/dehydratase family protein, producing MADTVLVTGIGGFIAKHLAAQLLAEGFTVRGTVRSPSRAEEVRVALKAQDLPLDRLSFVTLDLERDEGWDVAARDCRFVHHVAAPFPLVQPTDREALVPAARDGALRVLKAASGAERILMTSSIAAMMYAPRAQRRFTFGPDDWSDPEWSLNTPYVVAKTRAEQAAWAYMEQVGRHQVLTAINPGLVLGPPLDAHWGTSLDVVSMLIQGKYPAVPPVAFPIVDVRDVAALHVKAMTAPVGGRRLLAAADTLSLSEMGQWLRTVLPQNAKRIPTQTLPLSVTRVLSLFDKSLATLKPDLGRYPVADSRLTTELTGLTLNSARNAVTAAARALSGNA from the coding sequence ATGGCGGATACGGTACTGGTGACCGGCATAGGAGGATTTATCGCCAAGCATCTGGCGGCGCAGCTTCTGGCCGAGGGGTTCACGGTCCGGGGCACAGTGCGAAGCCCGTCGCGCGCCGAAGAGGTGCGCGTGGCCCTTAAGGCGCAGGATCTGCCGCTGGATCGTCTGAGTTTTGTCACGCTTGATCTGGAACGCGATGAGGGCTGGGACGTGGCGGCGCGCGACTGCCGCTTTGTGCACCATGTGGCCGCACCCTTTCCGCTGGTACAGCCCACTGACCGCGAAGCTCTGGTGCCCGCCGCGCGCGATGGCGCCCTGCGTGTACTGAAGGCCGCAAGCGGAGCGGAACGCATACTCATGACCTCTTCGATTGCCGCAATGATGTATGCGCCGCGCGCACAAAGGCGTTTCACCTTCGGCCCCGACGACTGGTCCGATCCCGAATGGTCGCTCAACACCCCCTACGTCGTCGCCAAGACCCGGGCCGAGCAGGCGGCCTGGGCCTATATGGAGCAGGTTGGTCGCCATCAGGTCCTGACGGCCATCAATCCGGGTCTGGTGCTGGGCCCGCCGCTGGATGCGCATTGGGGCACATCGCTCGACGTCGTGTCGATGCTGATTCAGGGCAAGTACCCCGCCGTGCCGCCTGTGGCCTTTCCCATCGTCGACGTGCGTGACGTGGCAGCCTTGCATGTGAAGGCGATGACCGCACCGGTCGGAGGGCGCCGCCTGCTGGCCGCTGCCGACACCCTGTCCCTGTCTGAAATGGGTCAGTGGTTGCGCACTGTGCTGCCCCAAAATGCGAAGCGCATTCCGACGCAGACACTACCGCTGAGCGTGACGCGCGTTTTGTCATTGTTCGACAAGTCGCTCGCCACGCTCAAGCCCGATCTCGGTCGCTACCCCGTGGCTGACAGCCGTCTGACCACGGAGTTGACCGGTCTGACCTTGAACAGCGCCAGAAATGCGGTCACGGCAGCCGCACGGGCCCTGTCCGGCAATGCCTGA
- a CDS encoding RNA polymerase sigma factor yields MSRDHRVIERVFQESSGRLTAYLATRFGDVALAEDALSAAFTAALKAWPERGVPSSPEAWLYQAAKRFILDTVRRRKTATAYADDPVAQRPEAEDAPGFVFPDERLKLLFVCAHPAISDDLHIALMLNTVLGVEAHRIAHAFVISPATMSQRLTRAKAKIREARIPFVIPDAEDMPPRLHSVLQAIYAGFGIGWDEARTRMGAEELTQECLLLARLVAQLMPQAPEALGCLALLLYSDARQKSRTCDGAYVPLSEQDVAFWDADQMHEAGQILQSAARLRHSGPFQLMAAIQSAHIEARLTGHNYSEGVLQLYAGLRHIAPSLGVEVAFAMALGKAQGAEFGLRQLDLIDPAQIASYQPYWATRADLLRRAGRMMESASAYDLAIGLSGDSAVRQYLIGRRAGLGAHGAHA; encoded by the coding sequence ATGTCGCGGGATCACCGGGTCATAGAGCGTGTTTTCCAAGAGTCGTCTGGGCGTCTGACCGCCTATCTGGCAACGCGTTTTGGTGACGTAGCTCTGGCCGAAGATGCCTTGAGTGCGGCTTTTACCGCCGCGCTCAAGGCCTGGCCGGAGAGGGGGGTGCCGTCCTCTCCGGAAGCTTGGCTCTATCAGGCAGCCAAGCGCTTTATTCTCGATACCGTGCGTCGTCGTAAGACGGCAACCGCCTATGCGGATGATCCTGTTGCGCAGAGGCCGGAGGCGGAGGATGCGCCGGGTTTTGTCTTTCCGGATGAGCGGCTGAAGCTGTTGTTTGTCTGCGCCCACCCGGCCATTTCGGATGACCTTCACATCGCCCTGATGCTGAATACCGTCCTGGGGGTTGAGGCACACCGCATCGCCCATGCCTTCGTGATTTCGCCGGCGACGATGAGCCAGCGGCTCACCCGCGCCAAGGCGAAGATTCGCGAGGCGCGTATTCCCTTTGTCATCCCGGATGCCGAGGACATGCCGCCGCGCCTGCATAGCGTGCTACAGGCCATCTATGCCGGTTTTGGCATAGGTTGGGACGAGGCGCGCACGCGCATGGGGGCAGAGGAGCTGACACAGGAATGTCTGCTGCTGGCGCGCCTTGTCGCGCAACTTATGCCGCAGGCTCCGGAGGCCCTGGGCTGTCTGGCACTTCTGCTCTACAGCGACGCCCGCCAAAAAAGCCGGACATGCGACGGCGCCTACGTCCCTTTGTCCGAGCAGGATGTGGCTTTTTGGGACGCCGATCAGATGCACGAGGCCGGTCAGATTCTGCAAAGCGCCGCGCGGCTCAGGCACTCGGGCCCGTTTCAACTGATGGCTGCCATTCAGAGCGCTCATATCGAAGCCCGATTGACGGGTCATAACTACAGCGAAGGCGTGCTGCAACTCTACGCGGGCCTGCGTCACATAGCCCCCAGTCTGGGTGTCGAGGTGGCGTTTGCCATGGCGCTGGGCAAGGCGCAGGGCGCTGAGTTCGGGCTACGCCAGCTCGACCTGATCGATCCGGCGCAAATCGCCAGCTATCAGCCCTATTGGGCGACGCGGGCCGACCTGCTGCGTCGGGCAGGGCGGATGATGGAGTCCGCCAGCGCCTATGATCTGGCCATCGGCCTTTCCGGCGACAGTGCCGTGCGTCAGTATCTGATCGGGCGCAGGGCCGGTCTCGGGGCTCATGGCGCTCACGCCTAA
- a CDS encoding IS1380 family transposase, which produces MDQDTDLPFDLPSVSRKKITAAFDGGRISSDGGVMLLSAAERRIGIIDRLWRLIPDRRNPFLVTHSLASILKARVFAIACGYEDGNDLAFLRTDPAFKLACGRLPEGGKDLCSQPTLSRLENAPDLRSSIKLTYGLIDQYCASFGSAVPAAVTLDIDDTVDVVHGRQQLSLFNAHEGEYVFKPIHVYDVSTGRPVVVILRPGKTPSGKEVRGWVRRMVRQIRKHWPTTHITLRGDGHYARPEVMAWAEHKGVDYIFGLAGSKPLHAKVEAFADHIRVVRAEQDAAAVRGYTEVRHGAKSWGCERRVIARIEATPMGLDNRFVVTSLTDPDPETLYAKLYCARGNAENLIKLHKTQLKSDRTSCRCPLANQMRLILHTAAYWLMLAVRDQIPKAHKLATAEFNTIRLRLLKIGARIKETAHRVRIAFAAACPEASLLRHIMASLKAAPA; this is translated from the coding sequence ATGGACCAAGATACCGATCTTCCGTTCGATTTGCCAAGCGTTTCGCGCAAGAAAATCACGGCTGCCTTTGATGGCGGACGCATCAGTTCGGATGGCGGTGTCATGCTGTTGTCTGCGGCTGAGCGCCGGATCGGGATCATTGATCGGCTTTGGCGGCTGATACCGGATCGACGCAACCCCTTCCTGGTAACCCATTCCCTTGCCTCGATCCTGAAGGCGCGGGTCTTCGCCATCGCCTGTGGCTATGAAGATGGCAACGATCTGGCTTTCCTGCGCACCGATCCGGCCTTCAAGCTGGCATGTGGGCGACTGCCCGAAGGCGGCAAGGACCTGTGCTCACAACCGACCTTGTCGCGCCTTGAGAATGCGCCGGACCTGCGTAGCTCGATCAAGCTGACCTACGGTCTTATCGACCAGTACTGCGCCAGTTTCGGGTCGGCTGTTCCCGCCGCCGTAACCCTCGATATCGATGACACGGTCGACGTGGTTCACGGCCGCCAGCAGTTGTCGCTCTTCAATGCCCATGAAGGGGAATACGTCTTTAAGCCCATCCACGTCTACGATGTGAGCACAGGCCGACCGGTCGTCGTCATCCTGCGACCCGGCAAAACGCCGTCAGGCAAGGAGGTGCGCGGCTGGGTCCGTAGGATGGTGCGCCAGATCCGCAAACACTGGCCCACAACCCACATTACCCTGCGCGGTGACGGCCACTATGCCCGCCCCGAAGTCATGGCCTGGGCTGAGCACAAGGGCGTTGACTATATCTTCGGGCTCGCCGGCTCAAAGCCTTTGCATGCTAAGGTCGAAGCCTTTGCTGACCACATCCGTGTCGTTCGGGCCGAACAGGACGCCGCGGCCGTGCGCGGCTACACCGAAGTCCGTCATGGAGCCAAATCCTGGGGCTGTGAGCGCCGCGTTATCGCCCGCATTGAAGCCACGCCTATGGGCCTCGACAATCGCTTCGTCGTCACATCCCTGACCGATCCCGATCCGGAAACCCTCTATGCCAAACTCTATTGTGCCCGAGGCAACGCTGAAAATCTGATCAAGCTCCACAAGACCCAGCTTAAAAGTGATCGCACCTCTTGTCGCTGCCCTCTGGCCAACCAGATGCGCCTGATCCTTCACACCGCTGCCTACTGGCTGATGCTGGCTGTCCGGGATCAGATCCCCAAGGCCCATAAGCTGGCGACCGCTGAGTTCAATACCATCCGCTTGCGCCTTCTGAAGATCGGGGCTCGGATCAAAGAGACCGCCCATCGCGTAAGGATTGCCTTCGCCGCAGCTTGCCCGGAGGCTTCGCTCTTGCGCCATATAATGGCGTCCCTCAAAGCCGCGCCCGCATAA
- a CDS encoding FadR/GntR family transcriptional regulator, protein MNPRVASRHSREGLTDAEPAGTEETWSEKDLRAYQVIGKSLLERIRSGEFRSSGKLPTERDLAEIYGVGRAVIRDALVMLEVKGAVQSRQGSGIYIMPQAYAHGVNVEASDGFSTSDLAVAQLNPQHLIDAHQWLDCQIARITATRHSEDDMASMEKALQMLVNTSADEEYEPRNHQFHRQIAQATHNYEFVFMSEQAWQRRQQSPALRNLSVLLYGDRFRSVVFADHQRTLDFLHRGDGDGAFYSMWHHYENLKTALTLSESLPAIQG, encoded by the coding sequence ATGAACCCCAGAGTGGCATCCCGACACAGCCGTGAAGGTCTCACCGACGCAGAGCCGGCAGGCACCGAGGAGACGTGGAGCGAGAAAGATCTTCGCGCTTATCAGGTGATCGGCAAATCACTTCTGGAGCGCATCCGTTCCGGCGAGTTCCGCAGTAGCGGCAAGCTGCCGACCGAGCGTGATCTGGCGGAAATCTATGGGGTGGGCCGCGCGGTCATCCGCGACGCCCTGGTCATGCTCGAAGTCAAGGGCGCGGTGCAGTCGCGTCAGGGCTCCGGCATCTACATCATGCCGCAGGCCTATGCGCACGGCGTTAATGTTGAAGCATCGGACGGTTTTTCTACAAGCGACCTGGCGGTAGCGCAGCTTAACCCCCAGCATCTGATTGACGCGCATCAATGGCTGGATTGTCAGATCGCGCGCATAACGGCGACGCGCCACAGTGAAGACGACATGGCGTCTATGGAAAAGGCCTTGCAGATGCTGGTCAATACCAGTGCAGATGAGGAATACGAGCCGCGCAACCACCAATTCCATCGGCAGATCGCGCAGGCCACGCACAATTACGAATTTGTCTTCATGTCGGAACAGGCCTGGCAGCGGCGTCAGCAGAGCCCGGCGCTGCGCAATCTCAGCGTTCTCCTGTACGGTGACCGCTTCCGCAGCGTGGTGTTTGCCGACCATCAGCGCACGCTTGACTTCCTGCATCGCGGCGACGGAGACGGGGCCTTCTACTCGATGTGGCACCACTATGAGAATTTGAAAACGGCGCTGACCTTAAGCGAGTCTCTGCCGGCCATCCAGGGCTAA
- a CDS encoding TonB-dependent receptor, which produces MAFKHFALLSTALAGGLLGSSALAQTAEPAPADKVQEVVVVGFKKSLADALKTKKNDIRVSDGISAEDIGKFPSENIAEAIQRIPGVQIGNVNGRGATISVRGLGPQYAYTTVNGQTFKTANFTDGFRYDVIQTELASGIQVIKSPTADMDAGGLAGTVNIDTVRPLNLKGRKLVFAAKAQKATLADGDMTPKLSFTYADQFMDGKLGVFVGGGYQKLTDRADYSFMDRWYTTTASNTFAAGSVAVPAGATVPRRPRYRRIDRETERAQINAAVQYKPNANTDIGFTAVYSHDYTTYDVNQQVFLFGGLGTIKVNEVKDGLATKIVANNFSMENNRQLETRDLTSSAYTADFKYTGIEKLTIKGVLNYTEGKSYLTEEAAILAIAIPSATLDMSDPSNVTFTPSVNLSDPSAYAYSKLTRNEYPNGGLTHNDTDETSGQLDAKYWVDQGALQSVSFGLKYKKENFNRLRHRRDRLVLGYYPTAAFTPAMTTANAVTDFLDGQGSFQSGWVVPDIDGYRQMLAKEGVTIPLQFAPEATYGLGREIKAVYFLADLKGEIFSVPFRGNVGVRSEATKQTVDGYLTTPNPNSSADVRIAAGTYSSSNDYNNVLPSANLVFDLSPNLLVRASAAKVLVRPILDSNTSLATTINSSVSGGITTYTIALGESKLKPLTANQLDLGVEWYYGKGNALSFAAFSKEVKNGTYDTFVCPASFEGVALSDNGTDCVGTNNAIYDITVKANDPSKNMIKGYELNWQQSLDALLPVNGFGVIANYTHVTQDKTAKFQLRNLSENTANLTGYWENSVFSARVSANYRSEYLQNSADSFFARETHIVKDRTQIDVVLGYTINPQLSLSFGAQNITGETEEAYYKTDNIWQMTAVTGPSYYLSFQYKL; this is translated from the coding sequence ATGGCATTCAAACATTTTGCTCTGTTGAGCACCGCGTTGGCGGGTGGCCTACTGGGGTCATCGGCTTTGGCTCAGACGGCTGAGCCGGCACCGGCCGATAAGGTTCAGGAAGTGGTCGTCGTGGGGTTCAAAAAGAGCCTTGCTGACGCGCTAAAGACAAAGAAAAACGACATCCGCGTGTCAGATGGCATCTCGGCTGAAGACATTGGCAAGTTTCCCTCCGAAAACATCGCCGAAGCCATCCAGCGCATTCCGGGCGTGCAGATTGGCAATGTGAACGGACGCGGCGCGACGATCAGCGTACGGGGTCTTGGGCCCCAATATGCCTACACGACCGTCAATGGCCAGACCTTCAAGACCGCCAATTTCACCGACGGCTTCCGTTATGACGTCATCCAGACGGAACTGGCTTCGGGGATTCAGGTCATCAAGTCCCCGACCGCTGACATGGATGCCGGGGGTCTTGCCGGTACAGTGAATATCGACACGGTCCGTCCGCTAAACCTCAAAGGACGTAAGCTCGTCTTTGCCGCCAAGGCCCAGAAAGCGACGCTGGCCGATGGTGACATGACGCCGAAACTCAGCTTTACCTACGCCGATCAGTTTATGGACGGCAAGCTTGGCGTCTTTGTAGGCGGGGGCTATCAGAAGCTGACCGACCGCGCCGACTACAGCTTCATGGATCGCTGGTACACCACAACCGCCAGCAACACCTTCGCGGCCGGGTCCGTGGCCGTGCCTGCGGGCGCCACGGTGCCACGCCGGCCCCGCTATCGTCGGATCGATCGTGAAACCGAACGCGCTCAGATCAATGCGGCCGTGCAGTACAAGCCGAACGCGAACACCGACATCGGTTTCACCGCCGTCTATTCGCACGACTATACCACCTATGACGTCAATCAGCAGGTTTTCCTGTTTGGCGGCCTCGGCACCATCAAGGTCAATGAGGTAAAAGACGGTCTGGCGACGAAGATCGTGGCCAACAACTTCTCTATGGAGAACAACCGCCAGCTTGAAACGCGCGATCTGACCTCGTCCGCCTACACCGCCGATTTCAAATATACCGGTATCGAGAAGCTAACCATAAAAGGGGTGCTGAACTACACCGAAGGCAAGTCCTACCTGACCGAAGAAGCGGCCATTCTGGCCATTGCCATCCCTTCGGCAACGCTTGACATGTCCGACCCGTCGAACGTCACTTTCACGCCTTCGGTCAACCTCTCCGATCCGTCCGCCTATGCCTATTCCAAGCTTACCCGCAATGAATACCCCAACGGCGGTCTGACGCACAACGACACCGACGAAACCTCCGGCCAGCTTGATGCCAAATACTGGGTCGATCAGGGCGCGCTGCAATCGGTGAGCTTTGGTCTCAAGTACAAGAAGGAGAACTTCAACCGTCTGCGACACCGGCGTGACCGACTGGTGCTGGGCTACTACCCCACCGCAGCTTTCACACCCGCGATGACCACGGCAAACGCCGTGACCGATTTCCTCGACGGCCAGGGCAGCTTCCAGAGCGGCTGGGTGGTGCCCGATATCGACGGCTATCGTCAGATGTTAGCCAAGGAAGGCGTTACCATACCGCTGCAATTCGCCCCCGAAGCCACCTACGGCCTCGGTCGTGAAATCAAGGCGGTCTATTTTCTGGCTGACCTGAAGGGTGAGATTTTCAGCGTGCCATTCCGTGGGAATGTCGGCGTCCGCTCTGAGGCGACGAAACAGACCGTTGACGGCTATCTGACGACACCGAACCCCAATTCCAGCGCCGACGTGCGCATCGCCGCAGGCACCTATTCGTCAAGCAACGACTATAATAACGTTCTGCCATCGGCCAACTTAGTGTTCGACCTGAGCCCGAACCTTCTGGTCCGCGCCTCAGCGGCCAAGGTGCTTGTGCGCCCGATCCTTGACTCGAACACCAGCCTGGCCACGACCATTAATTCGTCCGTGTCCGGCGGCATAACAACCTACACCATCGCCCTTGGGGAATCCAAACTGAAGCCCCTCACGGCCAATCAGCTCGACCTCGGTGTGGAATGGTATTACGGGAAGGGCAATGCGCTGAGCTTCGCCGCCTTCAGCAAAGAGGTTAAAAACGGCACATACGACACCTTCGTCTGTCCGGCCAGCTTTGAAGGCGTCGCTCTTAGCGACAACGGCACGGACTGTGTCGGCACCAACAATGCCATCTATGACATCACCGTTAAGGCCAACGATCCCTCAAAGAACATGATCAAGGGCTATGAACTGAACTGGCAGCAGTCGCTCGATGCCTTGCTACCTGTCAACGGGTTCGGTGTGATTGCCAACTACACGCACGTGACACAGGACAAGACCGCCAAGTTCCAGTTGCGTAACCTCTCCGAGAACACCGCCAACCTGACAGGGTACTGGGAAAACTCGGTCTTCAGCGCGCGGGTGTCGGCCAACTACCGCTCAGAATACCTCCAGAACTCTGCAGATAGCTTCTTTGCACGTGAAACCCACATTGTGAAGGATCGTACTCAGATTGATGTGGTGCTGGGCTATACGATCAACCCCCAACTGAGCCTGTCGTTCGGGGCCCAGAACATCACAGGCGAGACAGAGGAAGCCTACTATAAGACGGACAATATCTGGCAAATGACCGCCGTTACCGGCCCCAGCTATTACCTGTCGTTCCAGTATAAACTGTAA
- a CDS encoding FadR/GntR family transcriptional regulator produces MSNEEMASEELRTQRDLRAYQIIGQSLLQRIRSGEFHATGKLPTERELAEVYSVGRAVIRDALVMLEVKGLVQSRQGSGIYITKTAYAEGWPERNEEFADRPLSEAPAPKWLDILHAQQCLESHIAKQAALAGADGLWLEDLIERLRLTASAAELYRLDGQWHSALAQASRNTELMWLSQQMWERRAQASAAHLPNDSPPFLALRNLCAGDHKRTLDAVRKGDSDRAYYAMWHHFENLKTLYKSETIALSVPS; encoded by the coding sequence ATGTCAAACGAAGAGATGGCCTCGGAGGAGCTACGCACACAGCGCGATCTGCGGGCGTATCAGATTATTGGGCAATCCCTGCTGCAACGCATCCGCTCCGGTGAGTTTCATGCCACGGGTAAGCTGCCTACCGAGCGCGAACTGGCCGAGGTCTATAGCGTCGGCCGCGCGGTCATCCGCGATGCGCTGGTTATGCTCGAAGTCAAGGGGCTCGTGCAGTCGCGTCAGGGGTCGGGCATCTACATTACCAAAACTGCCTATGCTGAGGGTTGGCCTGAGCGCAACGAGGAGTTTGCCGACCGACCTTTGAGCGAAGCCCCCGCGCCGAAATGGCTCGACATCCTGCACGCTCAGCAATGCCTTGAAAGCCATATTGCCAAGCAGGCGGCGCTGGCGGGTGCCGATGGCCTGTGGCTGGAGGATCTGATTGAGCGCTTGCGTCTGACGGCCTCTGCGGCGGAACTATACCGCCTTGACGGGCAATGGCACAGCGCTCTGGCGCAGGCGTCACGCAATACAGAACTGATGTGGCTGTCGCAACAGATGTGGGAACGCCGGGCTCAGGCTTCGGCGGCGCATCTGCCGAACGACTCACCCCCTTTCCTGGCCCTGCGTAATCTATGCGCTGGCGACCACAAACGGACGTTGGATGCGGTCAGAAAAGGCGATAGCGACCGCGCCTATTACGCCATGTGGCACCACTTCGAGAACCTAAAGACCTTGTACAAGTCCGAAACCATCGCGCTGAGCGTGCCGTCCTGA
- a CDS encoding carboxymuconolactone decarboxylase family protein, whose protein sequence is MTPFTVHSIESAPAGSKARLEAVHKAWGFTPKLQGTLAESPLALSAYDWLFTAMAAETTFSPAELQLVYLTVSVLHACEYCTMGHTWLAGLIHGGGKKVQRV, encoded by the coding sequence ATGACCCCCTTTACCGTTCATTCGATCGAATCCGCGCCGGCCGGTTCAAAGGCGCGCCTTGAAGCTGTACACAAGGCTTGGGGCTTCACGCCGAAACTGCAAGGGACCCTTGCCGAAAGTCCACTGGCTCTGTCGGCCTATGACTGGCTGTTTACCGCCATGGCCGCCGAAACAACCTTCAGCCCGGCAGAGCTTCAGCTTGTCTATCTAACCGTCAGCGTGCTGCACGCCTGCGAATACTGCACTATGGGTCACACCTGGTTAGCCGGTCTAATTCACGGTGGCGGCAAAAAGGTGCAGCGGGTGTAG
- a CDS encoding glycoside hydrolase family 97 protein has translation MIVTRAIFRTVALLGVAMFSVAQTADAATVNIESPSGRVRVHVSDESGHLTYKVTAYGKDVLAASPLGIRTNSTDVGQHSIITKVTRGKVAEKYRHYGAKRFAEHKANTATLSLLDLGSVAFADVQVADDGVAVRLRLPAQTGRKVEADLSGWRPSDADATMWVSELKEDYENPYFQSRLPQLTGKRLSAPITLKINGFWVALTEAAVKDYADSAVGVSQDGLLLNTLYANTEGWTTDAAVIQPWRVTIIARNLTELVNSTLVQNVNPAPAAELARADWIKPGRSTWQWLAIGDPLEDDQPQWVDWTKTLGYEYYLIDDGWAKWKQPWPTLEKTVRYAREKGVGIWVWVHSREVFDANARRNFFKRLAEAGVVGVKIDFPEPGSRAWSNWYEDTARDAAAARLMVDFHGAIKPSGTERTWPNVLTREGVRGHEWHITRYNRKLPAAHDTILPFTRYVVGPGDYTPTVFTPKELQGNTWSHELAQMVIFTSPFLSFGGHPQTYISNPAFGVIKDIPAVWDETRVLAPSQPGEVAALARRSGEVWYIAVINNEATKTVRLKLDFLKSGNWQIEDYADDRQNPASFMTGKRHLTPGESLEIPLSPQGGYVARISRK, from the coding sequence ATGATAGTGACCAGAGCGATTTTCAGAACGGTCGCGCTGCTGGGGGTCGCCATGTTCTCGGTCGCCCAGACGGCGGACGCCGCTACGGTGAACATCGAAAGTCCCTCCGGAAGGGTCAGGGTCCATGTCAGCGACGAGAGCGGGCACCTGACCTACAAGGTGACCGCTTATGGCAAAGACGTGCTGGCCGCCTCCCCCCTTGGTATCCGCACCAACTCCACCGACGTGGGTCAGCATTCGATCATTACCAAGGTCACGAGGGGTAAGGTCGCCGAAAAGTACCGCCACTACGGCGCCAAGCGCTTTGCGGAACACAAGGCCAATACGGCGACGCTCTCTCTGCTAGACTTAGGCAGCGTGGCCTTCGCCGATGTGCAGGTGGCAGATGACGGCGTTGCGGTCAGGCTCAGATTGCCCGCGCAGACCGGCCGGAAAGTCGAAGCGGACCTTTCAGGCTGGCGACCCAGCGACGCGGACGCCACAATGTGGGTATCCGAACTCAAAGAGGACTACGAAAACCCTTATTTTCAAAGCCGTTTACCGCAATTGACGGGCAAACGGCTCAGCGCACCGATTACACTTAAAATCAACGGATTCTGGGTCGCACTGACAGAGGCCGCCGTCAAAGACTATGCCGACAGTGCGGTCGGCGTGTCTCAGGACGGCCTGCTTCTCAACACGCTGTACGCCAATACCGAGGGCTGGACGACGGACGCCGCGGTCATTCAGCCGTGGCGGGTCACGATCATCGCGCGAAACCTCACCGAACTGGTCAATTCTACGCTCGTTCAAAACGTAAACCCGGCCCCGGCGGCCGAGTTGGCCAGAGCTGATTGGATCAAGCCGGGTCGCTCCACCTGGCAGTGGCTAGCGATCGGTGATCCCCTCGAAGACGATCAGCCGCAGTGGGTCGATTGGACGAAGACGCTTGGCTATGAATATTATCTGATCGACGACGGCTGGGCGAAGTGGAAGCAACCCTGGCCGACGTTGGAAAAAACCGTGCGCTACGCGCGGGAAAAAGGCGTCGGTATCTGGGTTTGGGTACACAGCCGAGAAGTCTTTGACGCCAACGCCCGGCGCAACTTTTTCAAACGACTAGCCGAGGCCGGCGTGGTAGGCGTCAAGATCGACTTCCCGGAACCGGGGAGCCGGGCGTGGTCGAACTGGTATGAAGACACAGCCCGCGATGCCGCCGCAGCGCGCCTGATGGTTGATTTCCATGGTGCCATAAAACCCAGCGGTACCGAAAGGACCTGGCCCAACGTCCTGACACGGGAAGGCGTGCGCGGTCATGAATGGCACATTACGCGCTATAATCGGAAGCTGCCCGCGGCGCATGATACCATCCTGCCGTTTACACGCTATGTTGTGGGGCCGGGCGACTACACGCCCACCGTCTTCACGCCAAAAGAGCTTCAGGGCAATACGTGGTCACACGAACTGGCGCAGATGGTCATCTTTACCTCGCCTTTTTTGTCGTTCGGCGGGCATCCGCAGACCTATATCTCCAACCCGGCGTTCGGGGTCATAAAAGACATACCTGCCGTCTGGGATGAAACCAGGGTGCTGGCACCCAGTCAACCGGGCGAGGTCGCTGCCCTCGCCCGCCGGTCAGGTGAAGTCTGGTACATCGCCGTCATTAATAATGAGGCCACAAAAACCGTACGTCTGAAACTGGACTTCCTAAAATCGGGCAATTGGCAAATCGAAGATTATGCCGACGACCGCCAAAACCCCGCCAGCTTCATGACCGGCAAGCGTCACCTCACGCCCGGCGAGAGCTTGGAAATCCCCCTGAGCCCGCAGGGCGGATACGTCGCCCGGATCAGCCGGAAATAA
- a CDS encoding YciI family protein produces the protein MNYMLLITETAEGFADRHNENAPSYWSGWMTYSAAIAEAGIFVSGAGLAGPETATVLRFDTKGQRVQDGPFIDSKEQVGGFFIIDVPHLDAALEWARKAPITRGGSVEVRPCLPPPPRD, from the coding sequence ATGAACTACATGCTCTTGATTACGGAAACGGCCGAAGGCTTTGCCGACCGTCATAATGAAAACGCCCCAAGCTACTGGAGCGGCTGGATGACCTATTCGGCCGCGATTGCAGAGGCGGGCATCTTTGTTTCGGGTGCCGGTCTTGCCGGACCTGAGACGGCCACCGTTCTACGCTTTGATACGAAAGGTCAGCGCGTGCAGGACGGGCCCTTTATCGACTCCAAGGAGCAGGTCGGAGGCTTTTTTATCATCGACGTACCGCATCTGGATGCCGCTCTCGAATGGGCACGCAAGGCCCCGATCACCCGTGGCGGTTCGGTTGAGGTGCGCCCGTGTCTGCCACCGCCGCCGCGTGACTGA